The Mycobacterium paragordonae genome includes a region encoding these proteins:
- a CDS encoding N-acyl-D-amino-acid deacylase family protein: MTYDLLIRNGTIVDGLGGEPYVGDVAVKDGLIAAVGAVNGATATREIDATGLLVTPGFVDLHTHYDGQAIWSDRLTPSSAHGVTTVVVGNCGVGFAPCRQEDHDVLVDVMAGVEDIPGVVMTDGLPWSWETFPEYLDALESGKRDIDVAAYLPHSPLRVYVMGQRGADREPATPDDLARMRELATEAMEVGALGFASSRLTIHKTESGAPIPSYDAAREEIEEIARGVVDGGGGLLQFVPDIPAGGYQPVLQTVFDVAEDVGLPVTFTLVVGNAGDPTWPDAITMVEKANAAGGDITAQLLPRPIGLIIGLQLTANPFVLYPSYREIAHLPLAERVAEMRKPEVRARILADKPGQGHPILYVAQMWDWIFPLDDNPNYEPNPSDSIGARARARGVNPMEEAYDRLLDDDGRAMLLVATSNLEGNSLDTVGKLLHRDDVVLGLGDGGAHYGMICDASYSTYFLTHWARDRRSGRFSVAEAVRELTSVPARIAGLADRGRVAAGFKADLNVIDHAGLRLHKPVIAHDLPAGGRRLDQTAQGYVATVVSGEVIAENGVPTSARPGRLVRGRQPAPAPA; this comes from the coding sequence ATGACCTACGACCTTCTGATCCGCAACGGCACCATCGTGGACGGATTGGGAGGTGAGCCTTACGTCGGCGACGTCGCCGTCAAAGACGGGCTGATCGCGGCGGTCGGCGCCGTGAACGGCGCGACCGCGACAAGGGAGATCGACGCGACCGGGCTGCTGGTCACTCCGGGCTTCGTCGACCTGCACACCCACTACGACGGCCAGGCCATCTGGTCGGACCGGTTGACCCCGTCCTCGGCGCACGGGGTGACCACGGTGGTCGTGGGCAACTGCGGCGTCGGCTTCGCGCCCTGCCGCCAGGAGGACCACGACGTACTCGTCGACGTCATGGCCGGCGTCGAGGACATTCCGGGCGTCGTGATGACCGACGGCCTGCCGTGGTCCTGGGAAACCTTCCCGGAATACCTTGACGCGCTGGAGTCCGGGAAACGGGACATCGACGTCGCGGCCTACCTGCCCCATTCCCCGCTGCGCGTCTACGTGATGGGCCAACGCGGCGCCGACCGCGAACCCGCAACCCCCGACGACCTGGCCAGGATGCGCGAACTGGCCACCGAAGCCATGGAGGTGGGCGCGCTGGGGTTCGCCTCCTCCCGGCTCACCATCCACAAGACCGAGAGCGGTGCACCGATCCCCAGCTACGACGCGGCCCGGGAGGAGATCGAGGAGATCGCCCGGGGCGTCGTCGACGGCGGCGGCGGACTGCTGCAGTTCGTGCCCGACATCCCGGCCGGGGGCTACCAGCCCGTGTTGCAGACGGTGTTCGACGTCGCCGAGGACGTCGGGCTGCCGGTCACCTTCACCCTGGTCGTCGGCAATGCCGGGGACCCGACCTGGCCGGACGCCATCACGATGGTGGAGAAGGCGAACGCGGCCGGCGGAGATATCACCGCGCAGCTGCTGCCGCGCCCGATCGGGCTGATCATCGGGCTCCAGCTCACGGCCAACCCGTTCGTGCTGTACCCGAGCTACCGCGAGATCGCGCACCTGCCGCTGGCCGAGCGGGTCGCCGAGATGCGCAAGCCCGAGGTGCGTGCCCGCATCCTGGCCGACAAGCCGGGCCAGGGCCATCCGATCCTGTACGTGGCCCAGATGTGGGACTGGATCTTCCCGCTGGACGACAATCCGAACTACGAGCCGAACCCGTCCGACAGCATCGGTGCGCGGGCCCGCGCCCGCGGCGTCAACCCGATGGAGGAGGCCTACGACCGGCTCCTCGATGATGACGGACGGGCCATGCTGCTGGTCGCCACCAGCAACCTGGAAGGCAACTCGCTGGACACCGTCGGCAAACTTCTGCACCGCGACGACGTGGTCCTCGGACTGGGCGACGGGGGTGCTCATTACGGGATGATCTGCGACGCCAGCTACTCCACGTACTTCCTCACCCACTGGGCCCGCGATCGCAGATCGGGCCGGTTCAGCGTCGCCGAAGCGGTCCGGGAACTGACATCGGTGCCGGCCCGCATCGCCGGCCTGGCCGACCGTGGCCGCGTCGCCGCCGGCTTCAAGGCCGATCTCAACGTCATCGATCACGCCGGGCTGCGACTGCACAAGCCGGTCATCGCCCACGACCTCCCCGCCGGCGGCCGCCGGCTGGATCAGACCGCGCAGGGCTATGTCGCCACCGTGGTCTCGGGTGAGGTCATCGCCGAAAACGGGGTGCCCACCTCGGCCCGCCCGGGGAGGCTGGTCCGCGGCCGGCAACCGGCGCCCGCTCCCGCCTGA
- a CDS encoding VOC family protein: MIDHFGINCADYARSWQFYDTVLGVLGYSRQMDFGEAIGYGRDGHPAFWIADGTGMGPNREVHVAFQAADQDAVRAFHDAAVGLGAESLHAPRLWPEYHPGYFGAFVRDPDGNNVEAVFHGAA, from the coding sequence GTGATCGATCACTTCGGCATCAATTGCGCTGACTACGCGAGATCGTGGCAGTTCTACGACACCGTCCTGGGCGTGCTGGGTTACTCCCGGCAGATGGACTTCGGCGAGGCCATCGGGTACGGCCGGGACGGGCATCCGGCCTTCTGGATCGCCGACGGAACGGGCATGGGGCCGAACCGGGAGGTTCACGTCGCGTTCCAGGCCGCCGACCAGGACGCCGTGCGTGCGTTTCACGATGCGGCCGTGGGCCTGGGCGCGGAGTCGCTGCATGCGCCGAGGCTGTGGCCCGAATACCACCCGGGCTATTTCGGCGCCTTCGTCCGCGACCCGGACGGCAACAACGTCGAAGCCGTGTTCCACGGCGCTGCGTAG
- a CDS encoding mycothiol transferase, with the protein MATSETAAVQELLRDAFTRLIEHAGDVCHGLTDEVADYRPTADANSIAWLLWHSARVQDLQLADVAGVEQVWTGDGWVDRFNLDLPRNDTGYGHGAEQVAKVRAPVDLLLGYYHAVHLLTLEYVETVTPDELARIVDTHWDPPVTASARLVSIIDDCAQHLGQAAYLRGIAQ; encoded by the coding sequence ATGGCAACTTCTGAAACCGCTGCCGTCCAAGAACTCCTGCGCGACGCGTTCACCCGCCTGATCGAACACGCCGGCGACGTATGCCACGGGCTGACCGATGAGGTCGCCGACTACCGGCCGACCGCCGACGCCAACAGCATTGCCTGGCTGCTGTGGCACAGCGCGCGGGTCCAGGATCTGCAGCTGGCCGACGTGGCCGGCGTGGAACAGGTCTGGACCGGTGACGGCTGGGTGGACCGATTCAACCTGGATCTGCCGCGCAACGACACCGGTTACGGGCACGGCGCCGAACAGGTCGCCAAGGTCCGCGCCCCCGTCGACCTGCTGTTGGGCTACTACCACGCGGTGCACCTGCTCACGTTGGAGTACGTCGAGACGGTCACCCCCGACGAACTCGCTCGCATCGTCGACACGCACTGGGATCCCCCGGTGACCGCGAGCGCGCGGCTGGTCAGCATCATCGACGACTGTGCCCAACATCTCGGCCAGGCGGCCTATCTGCGGGGGATCGCCCAGTAG